Proteins encoded in a region of the Candidatus Moanabacter tarae genome:
- the dgoD_6 gene encoding D-galactonate dehydratase yields the protein MKITSVSTALLEPMPWVLVKVRTDEGLIGIGEAYHGAGVHQIAVDHRLMRPLIGQDPRNVDKLFRDMRNAMSASGFYQGAVMSAISGIEMALWDITGQSFGVPIWQLLGGKFRDRIRVYNDCHEGDDNTPKSWAEKAKAVEARGFDAIKFDIDPQPTQRDKYNRGISNENIDFFVNAVATIREALHPNTDLLIDAHWFYSPSDILKVAQGLESLNLLWLEDPIPPENIDVMAMVTRSTSLPICTGENFYTAHGFRELIEKQASDIISPDLAKSGGLLEGRKIADLANLYYIPYSPHNISGPIGTVAACHVCAAVENFQVLEFHHLDNELWNGLTIEQDLIIDGHITIPESPGLGVTLNENVAREACKEDLGFFE from the coding sequence ATGAAGATTACAAGTGTTAGCACAGCTCTTCTTGAGCCCATGCCTTGGGTTCTGGTAAAGGTTCGAACTGATGAAGGCCTCATCGGAATAGGAGAAGCCTATCACGGAGCAGGAGTACACCAAATCGCAGTAGATCATAGGTTGATGCGCCCTCTTATTGGTCAAGATCCTCGCAATGTAGATAAACTGTTCCGTGACATGCGCAATGCCATGTCTGCATCGGGATTCTATCAGGGTGCAGTCATGAGTGCCATCAGCGGGATTGAGATGGCGCTTTGGGATATTACTGGGCAGTCGTTTGGAGTACCTATATGGCAGTTGTTAGGTGGCAAATTCCGCGACCGAATTCGTGTCTATAATGATTGCCATGAAGGTGATGACAATACCCCGAAGTCGTGGGCTGAGAAAGCAAAAGCAGTGGAGGCTCGGGGCTTTGACGCCATCAAATTTGATATAGACCCCCAACCGACGCAAAGGGACAAGTATAATCGGGGCATTAGCAACGAGAATATCGATTTTTTTGTCAATGCAGTAGCCACAATTCGTGAGGCACTCCATCCGAATACCGATCTCCTTATCGACGCTCATTGGTTCTACTCCCCCTCGGACATCCTTAAAGTAGCCCAGGGTCTTGAATCTTTAAATCTCCTTTGGCTCGAAGACCCCATTCCCCCGGAAAACATCGATGTTATGGCAATGGTAACCCGAAGCACCTCCCTTCCTATCTGTACAGGCGAAAACTTCTATACCGCACACGGATTCCGAGAACTTATTGAGAAACAAGCTTCAGACATTATTTCACCCGATCTCGCTAAATCGGGAGGATTGCTAGAAGGCCGAAAAATAGCTGATTTAGCCAACCTTTATTACATCCCATACTCACCCCATAATATCTCTGGCCCGATTGGGACAGTAGCGGCATGTCATGTCTGCGCTGCAGTTGAGAATTTTCAGGTTTTGGAATTCCATCACCTAGATAATGAGTTGTGGAACGGGCTGACCATAGAACAAGACCTAATCATAGACGGACACATTACGATCCCGGAAAGTCCCGGACTTGGCGTCACACTGAACGAAAATGTGGCCCGTGAGGCGTGCAAGGAAGATTTAGGATTCTTTGAGTAG
- a CDS encoding putative oxidoreductase produces MDMDNRLKKWEGKVALVTGATSGIGQSTARALAKLGMKLAISGRRFERLRELKTDFEELEIECIILVGDQTEMDTNREFFHQIREKWGGIDVLINNAGTGGGQGMVDVDFKTINQCIDLNIRAAVTCMQEAVSDMCVKGEGAIVNISSLGGHRMISRPNSSAVYSASKHALRIITDGLRSEMAAKKIPLKIALISPGMVDTEWHNRTRGEYEFEPLEAEDVTDAVLYVLSTPPNVQVCDILIRSVEQIV; encoded by the coding sequence ATGGACATGGACAACCGGTTGAAAAAATGGGAAGGCAAAGTCGCCCTGGTGACGGGGGCCACTTCCGGCATTGGCCAGTCAACCGCACGCGCCCTAGCAAAATTAGGGATGAAGCTGGCAATAAGCGGCAGAAGATTTGAACGCCTCAGGGAGTTGAAAACTGACTTTGAGGAACTGGAAATTGAGTGCATCATTCTTGTTGGCGATCAAACAGAAATGGATACAAATCGGGAGTTTTTTCATCAAATTCGCGAAAAATGGGGAGGCATCGACGTCCTGATTAATAATGCCGGCACTGGCGGAGGCCAAGGTATGGTCGACGTTGATTTTAAAACAATAAATCAGTGTATTGATCTCAACATTAGGGCAGCAGTAACGTGCATGCAAGAAGCAGTTAGTGATATGTGCGTTAAGGGTGAAGGGGCGATCGTTAACATCTCCTCCCTGGGAGGGCATCGGATGATCTCAAGACCAAATAGTTCTGCGGTCTACAGTGCCAGCAAGCATGCTCTACGAATTATAACGGATGGGTTGCGTTCCGAGATGGCTGCAAAAAAAATTCCGCTCAAAATTGCTTTAATATCTCCCGGGATGGTTGATACTGAATGGCACAATCGCACCCGGGGAGAATACGAATTCGAACCCCTTGAAGCCGAGGATGTTACCGACGCTGTCCTCTACGTACTTTCTACTCCACCTAACGTACAGGTGTGCGATATTCTCATCCGTTCCGTTGAACAAATCGTCTAG
- the yjmC_1 gene encoding putative oxidoreductase YjmC, whose protein sequence is MHRDMNMSKKLQQQVHKGQSMVDYFRVDDTDAIRVMPDDLRRTVSQIFEELGFPEGDARIATDVLVLADTMGVDTHGVSNMMRNYVESVRKGFLNTKPNWRIIREKASAVNIDCDGGLGLVLCPKAMEIAIEKAAATGMCMVTMGNGRHNGMVAYHAMLALPHDMIGYAITAGGDTMVPTYGAEPRLSPNPHAWAVPAEKEPPLIVDISSTRSAFNKLGLLKRMQKDVPIGFITDTDGTPVMEEGPLPDEFNLLPLGATPELGSHKGYGLAAVSQILAGLLSNGAFGPYGMGHMSHCVAAYSIDAFTDVSRFKSDMDRFLRYLRETPPAEGYDRVYYPGLIEYEEAEKRKRIGIPLHPEVISWFDSATEEMKLEPLAR, encoded by the coding sequence ATGCACAGAGATATGAACATGTCTAAGAAGCTGCAACAACAAGTGCATAAAGGTCAAAGTATGGTCGATTATTTCCGTGTTGATGATACGGATGCAATAAGAGTAATGCCAGATGATCTTCGTCGTACAGTTAGCCAGATTTTCGAAGAGCTCGGATTCCCTGAAGGTGACGCTCGAATAGCGACTGATGTTTTGGTTTTGGCCGATACTATGGGGGTGGATACACACGGGGTTTCGAATATGATGCGGAACTATGTTGAATCAGTGAGGAAAGGATTCCTAAATACAAAGCCTAATTGGCGGATCATTCGGGAAAAGGCTTCCGCTGTAAATATTGACTGCGATGGGGGACTGGGGCTGGTTTTGTGCCCGAAGGCTATGGAAATTGCAATTGAGAAGGCTGCGGCGACTGGGATGTGTATGGTTACCATGGGTAATGGAAGACACAATGGGATGGTGGCTTACCATGCTATGTTGGCTCTTCCTCATGATATGATTGGCTACGCTATCACTGCCGGTGGTGATACCATGGTTCCAACCTACGGAGCAGAACCTCGATTGTCTCCTAACCCTCACGCTTGGGCTGTTCCCGCCGAAAAAGAGCCTCCGCTTATAGTGGATATATCTTCTACTCGTTCGGCATTTAACAAATTAGGCCTTTTAAAGCGGATGCAAAAGGACGTGCCGATTGGATTTATCACGGACACTGACGGAACCCCGGTTATGGAGGAGGGGCCGCTCCCCGATGAATTTAATTTGTTGCCTCTCGGTGCTACACCCGAACTTGGTTCTCACAAGGGATACGGTTTAGCGGCGGTATCTCAGATTCTTGCGGGTCTACTTTCAAATGGTGCTTTCGGTCCCTATGGTATGGGGCATATGAGCCATTGTGTTGCTGCTTATTCAATCGATGCCTTTACCGACGTTTCTCGATTCAAAAGCGATATGGATCGGTTTCTTCGCTATCTGCGTGAGACCCCTCCTGCCGAGGGCTACGACCGAGTCTATTATCCTGGCCTTATCGAATATGAGGAAGCGGAGAAACGAAAGAGAATCGGGATACCGCTACATCCAGAGGTCATTTCATGGTTTGATTCCGCCACAGAGGAGATGAAGCTAGAACCTTTGGCACGGTAG
- the hcxB_3 gene encoding Hydroxycarboxylate dehydrogenase B, producing MPVVQEDLLRNISRAICCATGVPTEDAHIVADHVVNNHLAGHDSHGTWFLPGYSRSMKENYRLWEDREVLRENATLQIIDGHGANGIVACTKAVDLAVEKAREATFGFIGLRNVSHIGRLGDYPPRIAEQGMLGMVWLNGGGLFMVPFGSADRRLRPEPISFAAPRRNGAPFMLDMTMTVVAGGKIEQKIVRDEPLPDGWVVDQSGNHVTDCHKYRDSEANGVLPLGGLQFGHKGFGLAMMVEMLVGPLSHAGCTKGDGGGGGVMVLAIDIEAFTDLNTYKDEVEGLRDWVCSARPLPGFNKIYAPGEIEEETKERRIKEGIDLPEKVWGDIIKTANELGVKLPAEVASVI from the coding sequence ATGCCTGTAGTTCAGGAAGACTTATTACGTAATATCAGTCGTGCTATTTGCTGTGCTACTGGAGTCCCCACAGAAGATGCTCACATAGTTGCAGATCACGTAGTTAACAACCATCTAGCAGGACATGATTCTCATGGAACATGGTTCTTGCCGGGTTACTCTCGATCTATGAAAGAGAATTACCGGTTGTGGGAGGATCGCGAGGTGTTACGAGAAAATGCGACCTTACAGATTATCGATGGACACGGTGCGAATGGAATTGTGGCATGTACGAAGGCTGTGGATTTAGCGGTTGAAAAGGCACGTGAAGCTACTTTTGGATTTATCGGGCTCCGAAACGTATCACATATTGGGCGTTTAGGAGACTATCCTCCGCGAATTGCAGAGCAGGGCATGCTTGGGATGGTTTGGCTCAATGGAGGTGGATTGTTTATGGTTCCTTTCGGTAGTGCTGACCGCCGGTTGAGACCAGAACCTATTTCGTTCGCTGCTCCTAGAAGGAACGGGGCTCCCTTTATGCTTGATATGACCATGACTGTAGTTGCGGGTGGGAAAATAGAGCAGAAAATTGTTAGGGATGAGCCACTTCCAGACGGATGGGTAGTTGACCAGTCAGGAAATCATGTCACGGACTGTCACAAATATCGGGACTCAGAAGCCAATGGGGTGCTTCCCCTGGGAGGTCTTCAATTCGGTCACAAGGGTTTCGGATTGGCTATGATGGTTGAAATGCTAGTGGGACCGTTAAGTCACGCCGGCTGCACGAAAGGGGACGGTGGAGGCGGAGGGGTCATGGTTCTAGCCATAGATATCGAGGCCTTTACCGATCTCAATACGTATAAGGATGAGGTGGAAGGGCTTAGAGATTGGGTTTGTTCAGCCCGTCCTCTCCCGGGATTCAATAAGATTTATGCTCCCGGCGAAATCGAGGAAGAAACGAAAGAGCGCCGGATAAAGGAAGGAATTGATTTACCGGAAAAGGTCTGGGGTGACATTATAAAAACGGCAAATGAGCTTGGAGTTAAACTCCCTGCAGAGGTAGCTAGTGTAATATAA
- the iolE_2 gene encoding Inosose dehydratase, whose product MAYQLGYCALRWINPELEPALEALKKSGWDGWECRLPLNWLGTPNRIRRICNNTGMPLKILVANGPPTDRGQENIEINRRRIDFAAEIEVDCFMFMTGPRPQGIVTRDELKSAAEAAEDWAEYAEQYQLELSFHIHSGHIVDSLEEWRTYMSYSNKAKLCIDVSHAAYWDFDPVESIREFRDQLNYVHLQDWKGPMHFEDGKDKRAWCPVGEGNACDFPAILSVLQEINYDRWVTAVPGIPNPGREDAISMAQESKSMHGYMRSIGY is encoded by the coding sequence ATGGCATATCAATTGGGCTATTGTGCACTGCGATGGATAAATCCGGAATTAGAGCCTGCGTTGGAGGCGCTAAAGAAATCTGGTTGGGATGGATGGGAGTGTCGATTGCCTCTTAATTGGTTGGGGACACCGAATAGGATCAGACGAATCTGCAATAATACAGGGATGCCTCTCAAGATTCTTGTAGCCAATGGTCCACCGACCGACCGCGGCCAGGAGAATATCGAGATCAACAGACGCCGGATTGATTTTGCAGCTGAGATTGAAGTCGATTGCTTTATGTTTATGACGGGCCCAAGACCGCAAGGAATAGTGACTAGAGACGAACTTAAATCCGCAGCTGAGGCAGCTGAGGATTGGGCTGAGTATGCCGAACAATACCAGCTGGAATTAAGCTTTCACATTCATTCCGGCCACATTGTAGACTCGTTGGAGGAATGGCGAACCTACATGAGCTATTCGAACAAGGCCAAGTTGTGTATCGATGTCTCACATGCAGCTTACTGGGACTTTGATCCTGTCGAGTCAATCCGAGAGTTTAGGGACCAATTGAACTACGTCCATCTTCAGGATTGGAAGGGCCCTATGCACTTCGAAGACGGAAAAGACAAACGTGCCTGGTGCCCCGTTGGAGAGGGCAATGCTTGTGACTTTCCAGCTATTCTTTCCGTCCTTCAGGAAATCAATTATGATCGCTGGGTCACGGCCGTGCCTGGGATTCCTAATCCAGGTAGAGAAGATGCTATTTCCATGGCTCAAGAAAGTAAATCTATGCACGGATACATGAGGAGTATAGGGTATTGA
- the rspA_2 gene encoding D-galactonate dehydratase family member RspA produces the protein MKIKSITVSVFEKLGETGRFNLAEMEEGSRRYWSRLESTQAQGVIHVMHVTTDDGVEGMCTVGDARYRKILESDLDHLRHLAVGEDPLDRERLNSKLSYATRFMFTRPGWFGAFDNCLWDIAGKVSGMSVCRMLGRARSEAPAYYNYGGKDKKAAIEDAHKALDMGFSALKDHFSGRGRENVAWSEAVRKAIGPNVELLHDAAGCTYTFEEAVQVGRALEQLEFLWFEEPLPDRDMIPLQRLCAALDISVMALESMMHDIKLSATWLIQGATDRIRANARHGVTSLLKLAHMAELHNTTVELNGPGGLFGLVHSHMMCAIGNTTYYEYFPCGSRDEAGKEIGLLNPPVPVNGNISPPEGPGWGADWDRSYFEKIRTAVL, from the coding sequence ATGAAGATAAAATCCATCACTGTATCCGTTTTTGAAAAACTGGGCGAAACAGGTCGTTTTAACCTGGCCGAAATGGAGGAAGGATCCAGGCGCTATTGGTCCCGTTTAGAAAGTACACAAGCTCAAGGTGTTATACATGTTATGCATGTTACGACTGATGATGGTGTTGAGGGAATGTGCACGGTGGGTGATGCACGTTATCGCAAGATCTTGGAGAGCGATCTTGATCATCTCCGTCATCTTGCCGTAGGAGAGGATCCTCTTGATCGCGAAAGGCTGAACTCGAAATTGAGTTACGCGACACGCTTTATGTTTACCCGCCCAGGATGGTTTGGTGCATTTGATAATTGCCTTTGGGATATTGCTGGAAAGGTTTCCGGCATGTCGGTTTGCCGAATGCTGGGTAGAGCACGATCCGAGGCACCCGCTTACTACAATTACGGTGGTAAAGACAAGAAGGCTGCAATTGAAGACGCACATAAAGCCTTGGATATGGGCTTTTCTGCATTGAAGGACCACTTTTCTGGTCGCGGGCGTGAGAATGTCGCTTGGTCTGAAGCGGTGCGTAAAGCGATAGGCCCTAATGTTGAGCTCTTGCACGACGCCGCCGGGTGTACCTATACATTCGAAGAAGCTGTGCAGGTGGGAAGAGCCCTGGAGCAACTTGAGTTTCTTTGGTTTGAGGAACCCCTTCCGGATCGAGATATGATTCCCTTGCAACGGCTCTGTGCAGCTCTTGATATATCTGTCATGGCGTTGGAATCGATGATGCATGATATAAAATTGAGTGCTACTTGGTTAATCCAAGGTGCTACAGACCGGATTCGCGCTAATGCGCGACATGGTGTTACCTCTCTTTTGAAGCTCGCTCATATGGCTGAATTACACAATACCACTGTCGAACTAAACGGGCCAGGGGGTCTATTTGGGTTGGTACACTCACACATGATGTGTGCTATTGGGAATACGACCTACTACGAGTATTTCCCGTGCGGATCGCGAGATGAGGCAGGGAAGGAGATTGGATTGTTAAATCCACCTGTTCCCGTTAATGGGAACATTTCTCCGCCTGAAGGCCCAGGATGGGGCGCCGATTGGGATCGTTCCTATTTTGAGAAGATTCGGACAGCGGTGCTATAA
- the msrA_1 gene encoding Peptide methionine sulfoxide reductase MsrA, which yields MHRPCLLFPSVLILLSTITHAENRTALFAGGCFWCMESPFDKLEGVIDTATGYAGGSLEYPTYKEVSTGETTHLEVVQVTYDPEKASFKKLLEVFWVNIDPLDSLGQFCDRGSPYLTAIFYGSIKEEKLAQDSKSYVARILKQPIATKLVKLTKFWPAEIYHQDYYKKNPKQYKFYRGKCGRDRRLKELWANKTLLLDI from the coding sequence ATGCACCGACCTTGTTTACTGTTTCCTTCCGTCCTTATCCTCCTTTCAACCATCACTCATGCGGAAAATCGTACTGCACTATTTGCAGGTGGCTGCTTCTGGTGCATGGAATCCCCTTTTGACAAGTTAGAGGGTGTCATAGATACGGCTACGGGTTATGCTGGAGGCAGTCTAGAGTATCCAACCTACAAGGAAGTTTCAACAGGGGAAACAACACACTTAGAAGTCGTTCAAGTAACATACGATCCTGAGAAGGCTAGTTTCAAAAAACTCCTAGAGGTTTTTTGGGTAAACATCGATCCCTTAGATTCGCTTGGCCAATTTTGCGACAGGGGTAGTCCCTATCTGACTGCAATATTTTACGGTTCCATAAAGGAGGAAAAACTAGCACAAGATTCCAAAAGTTATGTGGCTAGGATATTAAAACAACCGATCGCCACAAAGCTTGTTAAGCTTACTAAATTCTGGCCAGCGGAAATCTACCATCAAGACTATTATAAAAAGAACCCGAAGCAGTACAAATTCTACCGGGGAAAATGCGGTCGAGACAGACGACTAAAAGAACTCTGGGCTAATAAGACATTATTGCTAGACATCTAG
- the msrB gene encoding Peptide methionine sulfoxide reductase MsrB → MKSYFNPMLISCAFTFMTDMQAEKETHTPIESIVKSEAEWQQELNSEEYQVLRKEGTERAGTSELLNEKRPGIYTCTGCNLPLFTSLTKFESGTGWPSYHAPIDSRHIGMKVDRKLWATRTEVHCSRCGGHLGHVFKDGPNPTGLRYCINGVALDFIPMKEENIGQKEPDITHRDILD, encoded by the coding sequence ATGAAATCCTATTTTAACCCGATGTTGATTTCCTGTGCCTTTACTTTTATGACAGATATGCAAGCTGAAAAAGAAACCCATACACCCATCGAGTCGATCGTTAAATCGGAGGCCGAATGGCAGCAAGAACTGAATTCCGAGGAGTACCAGGTCCTTCGTAAAGAAGGCACTGAGAGGGCTGGCACCAGCGAACTTCTCAACGAAAAACGTCCAGGAATCTACACCTGTACAGGATGCAACCTTCCCTTATTTACATCTCTAACGAAATTCGAAAGTGGAACTGGATGGCCTAGCTACCACGCGCCAATCGACTCCAGACATATTGGAATGAAGGTAGACAGAAAGCTCTGGGCAACACGAACGGAGGTGCATTGTTCCCGATGCGGAGGACACTTGGGTCACGTTTTTAAGGATGGTCCCAATCCTACAGGGCTACGTTATTGTATCAACGGAGTTGCTCTTGATTTCATCCCAATGAAAGAAGAAAACATCGGTCAAAAAGAACCCGATATCACCCACAGAGACATCCTAGATTGA
- the gci_5 gene encoding D-galactarolactone cycloisomerase: MNSEALSRNRHHPLEGIERQNIKITDLKVTLLSVEYPPEEQLLVGKGIWWKSDSIIVEIFTDQGIVGIGGSSRYSGSGCCLPIKTFLEETVKPVLVGKNPFDVHKLAWGGGTNVGRSAWAGVEAAMFDIVGKASGRPVYDLLAVDAEPNTHLRVYASAGVKYAWYDRPDQLIEEASAIKEQGFTAYKFRPGTYWEYSGITVDKFIPYLVKVREAVGPNFDLALELRPWSLEEALQLAPVLEDLDFTWFEEPMVRDRKDSFEQHLRLQEELPTVMISGGEGLIDPHELKEWFDRGAYDMLQPDAGRIGLLEAWRVVRMAALKGKPFCPHNWGDGSCTLANAALVAASPNALMLERFETFDPLRTEIFKEPLDVVNGYMDLPKKPGFGVELAEHLEERFPYLPGGYSDRPNPIICG; encoded by the coding sequence ATGAATTCCGAAGCACTCTCGAGAAATCGCCACCATCCTCTTGAGGGAATCGAGAGACAGAATATTAAGATTACCGATCTGAAAGTCACCCTTCTCTCTGTCGAATATCCACCTGAGGAACAACTTTTGGTTGGTAAAGGGATTTGGTGGAAGTCGGATTCCATTATAGTCGAAATATTCACCGATCAAGGAATCGTGGGTATTGGTGGTTCGAGCCGCTATAGCGGTTCCGGTTGCTGCTTACCGATCAAAACGTTTCTCGAAGAAACAGTAAAACCAGTATTAGTCGGAAAAAATCCATTTGATGTTCACAAGCTCGCTTGGGGTGGAGGAACGAATGTGGGGCGTTCTGCCTGGGCTGGAGTCGAGGCCGCAATGTTCGACATTGTTGGAAAAGCAAGCGGTCGCCCGGTTTATGACTTGCTCGCTGTTGATGCAGAACCGAACACCCACCTCCGAGTTTATGCCAGCGCCGGAGTAAAGTACGCTTGGTACGACCGTCCCGATCAGCTGATCGAAGAGGCAAGCGCGATTAAAGAACAAGGGTTTACTGCTTACAAATTCAGACCGGGAACCTATTGGGAATATAGCGGTATAACAGTTGACAAATTTATTCCCTACCTCGTTAAAGTCAGAGAAGCAGTTGGTCCCAATTTTGATCTCGCCCTAGAACTAAGGCCCTGGTCTCTTGAGGAAGCCCTCCAACTTGCTCCAGTTTTGGAAGACTTAGACTTTACATGGTTTGAAGAACCCATGGTGCGTGATAGAAAAGACTCATTCGAACAGCACCTTCGTCTTCAGGAAGAACTGCCTACGGTTATGATTTCGGGTGGAGAAGGATTGATCGATCCTCATGAGTTGAAAGAGTGGTTCGACCGCGGTGCCTACGATATGCTTCAGCCAGATGCCGGCCGAATCGGACTATTGGAAGCCTGGCGAGTCGTTCGTATGGCCGCCCTTAAAGGGAAACCTTTTTGCCCCCATAATTGGGGTGATGGGAGCTGCACCTTGGCTAATGCTGCTCTTGTCGCCGCCAGTCCCAATGCACTAATGCTTGAACGATTCGAAACCTTTGATCCACTTCGAACAGAAATCTTCAAGGAACCCCTAGATGTCGTGAATGGCTATATGGACCTGCCTAAGAAGCCTGGATTTGGAGTCGAACTCGCGGAACACTTGGAGGAGAGATTCCCCTACCTGCCAGGTGGTTACAGTGATCGGCCAAATCCTATAATATGCGGGTAA
- the gci_6 gene encoding D-galactarolactone cycloisomerase: protein MSKDIKITRIAVTQFSHEFENLSLESRYGFDLVYKAGATLSQKGSILTIETSAGVSGQTLGGIDDRTARYLLGRNPLDREIIWHDLKRSNRVSTGAPPGEVDIALWDFAGKLYGAPVYELLGGGWRKKLPAYASTYHGDENGGLTTPGDFAQFAKYCKDEYGYPAFKIHGWVNGPIDREIDAVLAIREAVGEKMDLLLDPAGAFQTFEDVLKVGRAVDEARYMWYEDPFRGGGFSRFAHAKLRELIKTPMLMGEHVRGLEAKADTIYTGATDFVRANANADGGITGVMKLASLAEAHGLDVELHGGSLAHRHVMSTLRNANYYELGLVHPKIPNTKPPIYNERRWLDELDSVDENGCVEVPEGPGLGVQLDWDYIKANQTGEGVYE, encoded by the coding sequence ATGTCAAAGGACATTAAGATTACACGAATCGCAGTTACTCAGTTTAGCCATGAATTTGAAAATCTGAGCCTAGAGTCACGGTATGGATTTGATCTAGTTTACAAGGCGGGTGCAACCTTGTCCCAAAAAGGGAGTATTCTAACCATTGAAACCAGTGCTGGTGTTAGTGGCCAGACCCTTGGAGGGATTGATGACAGGACTGCGCGCTATTTGCTAGGACGGAATCCGTTAGACCGTGAGATTATATGGCATGATCTCAAACGTTCTAATAGAGTGTCGACCGGTGCGCCACCAGGAGAAGTCGATATTGCTCTTTGGGATTTTGCTGGAAAGTTATACGGTGCTCCCGTCTACGAGCTCCTCGGAGGAGGTTGGCGCAAAAAACTTCCCGCATATGCCTCAACCTATCATGGTGATGAGAATGGAGGCCTAACAACTCCAGGAGATTTTGCCCAATTTGCCAAGTACTGTAAAGACGAGTATGGATACCCCGCTTTTAAAATTCATGGTTGGGTCAATGGTCCTATTGACCGGGAAATTGATGCGGTATTGGCTATACGGGAAGCCGTAGGAGAAAAAATGGACCTTTTGCTGGATCCCGCAGGAGCTTTTCAGACCTTTGAGGATGTTCTTAAAGTGGGGCGTGCTGTTGATGAGGCTCGTTATATGTGGTATGAGGATCCTTTTAGAGGGGGTGGATTCTCACGTTTCGCACACGCAAAACTCCGGGAACTAATCAAGACTCCTATGTTAATGGGAGAGCATGTCCGAGGACTAGAGGCGAAGGCTGACACTATATATACCGGAGCTACCGATTTTGTACGCGCCAACGCCAATGCCGACGGAGGGATAACGGGTGTAATGAAGCTTGCCTCACTGGCCGAAGCTCATGGTTTGGATGTTGAGTTGCATGGGGGCTCCTTAGCACATCGACATGTAATGTCGACCCTGCGCAATGCCAATTACTATGAGCTCGGGCTTGTACATCCGAAGATTCCAAACACAAAACCGCCAATTTATAACGAACGGCGGTGGCTTGATGAGCTCGATTCAGTCGATGAGAATGGTTGTGTCGAAGTGCCTGAAGGCCCTGGATTAGGGGTCCAGCTTGATTGGGACTATATTAAGGCTAACCAGACAGGAGAGGGTGTGTACGAGTGA
- the vgb_1 gene encoding Virginiamycin B lyase, whose amino-acid sequence MQVEVERLFRAPYSVPNGLQVVDEGIWIADQITGRVALMEIESVDPDYGTTKFIRDIPSESSNTSGMAFGGGFLWLAANGDGSRWRPVRETDPKSGTSEIFKIDPKNGNTVNRYLVPGGGGVHGFEYDHVEEDVVWVTHPGRKEMSKVRLPDWTVERVYKLPRERAHGVVRMEDGIWVTFTSDRVIVMLDLDSGEELDCIEVPEPHPQPHGLSLYGEGFIYCDASSGWVAKINMML is encoded by the coding sequence ATGCAGGTAGAAGTTGAAAGATTATTTCGGGCACCGTATTCGGTACCCAATGGATTGCAGGTGGTAGATGAAGGAATATGGATTGCTGACCAGATCACAGGCCGTGTTGCTTTAATGGAGATAGAGAGTGTCGATCCAGACTACGGAACGACAAAGTTTATTCGGGATATTCCTTCTGAATCGTCCAATACCAGTGGGATGGCATTCGGAGGAGGCTTCCTCTGGCTTGCGGCGAATGGGGATGGTTCAAGATGGCGGCCGGTTCGTGAAACGGATCCCAAAAGTGGAACGTCTGAAATTTTTAAGATTGATCCGAAGAATGGAAACACGGTGAACCGCTATTTGGTTCCTGGTGGCGGTGGGGTCCATGGGTTTGAATACGATCATGTAGAGGAGGATGTGGTTTGGGTAACACATCCGGGACGAAAGGAGATGAGTAAGGTCCGTTTGCCGGATTGGACGGTTGAGCGAGTCTATAAGCTACCTCGAGAAAGGGCACATGGCGTCGTTCGTATGGAAGATGGAATTTGGGTGACTTTTACCTCGGATAGGGTGATTGTGATGTTAGATCTGGACTCAGGTGAAGAGCTTGACTGCATTGAGGTCCCCGAGCCGCATCCGCAACCGCATGGATTGTCTCTATACGGGGAGGGTTTTATCTACTGCGATGCTAGTTCTGGATGGGTGGCAAAGATTAACATGATGCTCTAA